A stretch of Leisingera sp. S132 DNA encodes these proteins:
- a CDS encoding class I SAM-dependent RNA methyltransferase, producing MTQDTTFEIFLTAAPGLEQALLAEARELGFAAPKAVPGGVTVQGNWAEVWRANLSVRGAARVLARIGEFRAFHLAQLDKRSRKFPWGDVLRPDVPLKVEVSTNKKSKIYHAGAAAQRVEKAITETLGAPVTKDAELTVKLRIEDNLCVFSVDTSGEGLHKRGHKSAVGKAPMRENLAALFLRECGYDGAEPVVDPMCGSGTFVIEAAEIAKGLLPGRSRSFAFEQLATFDADAWAALKQQGEARETDLLFHGSDRNAGAVEMAAANADRAGVADCTRFTQAAVSDLQRPDGPPGLVIVNPPYGARIGNKKLLYALYGALGQVLTERFSGWRVGIVTSETSLAKATNLPFLPFGAPVAHGGLKIRLFRTGPLP from the coding sequence ATGACGCAAGACACCACATTCGAGATCTTCCTGACCGCAGCGCCAGGGCTGGAACAGGCGCTGCTGGCCGAGGCCAGGGAGCTGGGCTTTGCCGCGCCCAAGGCGGTACCGGGCGGGGTCACGGTGCAGGGCAACTGGGCGGAGGTCTGGCGCGCCAACCTGTCGGTGCGCGGCGCGGCGCGGGTGCTGGCGCGGATCGGCGAATTCCGTGCCTTCCACCTGGCTCAGCTCGACAAACGGTCGCGCAAGTTCCCGTGGGGCGATGTGCTGCGCCCGGATGTGCCGCTGAAGGTAGAGGTCTCCACCAACAAGAAATCCAAGATCTACCATGCTGGTGCTGCCGCCCAGCGGGTGGAAAAGGCGATTACTGAGACCCTCGGCGCCCCTGTGACCAAAGACGCGGAGCTGACCGTCAAGCTCAGGATCGAGGACAACCTCTGCGTCTTCAGCGTCGACACCTCGGGTGAGGGGCTGCACAAGCGCGGCCACAAATCCGCTGTCGGCAAGGCGCCGATGCGGGAAAACCTCGCCGCTCTGTTCCTGCGCGAATGCGGCTATGACGGGGCTGAGCCTGTGGTCGATCCGATGTGCGGCTCCGGCACCTTCGTGATCGAGGCGGCAGAGATCGCCAAGGGCCTGCTGCCTGGCCGCAGCCGCAGCTTTGCCTTTGAGCAGCTGGCAACCTTTGATGCGGACGCCTGGGCTGCGCTGAAGCAGCAGGGCGAGGCGCGGGAAACGGACCTGCTGTTTCATGGCTCTGACCGCAACGCGGGCGCCGTGGAGATGGCCGCTGCCAACGCGGACCGGGCGGGCGTGGCCGATTGCACCCGTTTTACCCAGGCTGCGGTCAGCGACCTGCAGCGCCCGGACGGCCCGCCGGGCCTGGTCATCGTCAACCCGCCCTATGGCGCCCGGATCGGCAACAAGAAACTGCTTTATGCCCTTTACGGCGCGTTGGGACAGGTGCTGACGGAGCGGTTCTCCGGCTGGCGCGTGGGTATCGTTACCTCGGAAACCAGCTTGGCCAAGGCAACCAATCTGCCATTCCTGCCGTTTGGTGCGC
- a CDS encoding DUF2160 domain-containing protein, whose amino-acid sequence MLSWMAWTWPTALLFIGIFSAIGVLIIAEVRHPGGAARKGVLGLTTTRGDRLFISLLGTSYIFLAWLGLVGMPLWWPLGLSIAWGIFCFWKV is encoded by the coding sequence ATGCTTTCATGGATGGCCTGGACCTGGCCCACTGCCCTGCTGTTCATCGGTATTTTCAGCGCCATCGGCGTGCTGATCATCGCTGAAGTCCGCCACCCCGGCGGCGCGGCCCGCAAGGGCGTGCTCGGCCTCACCACCACCCGCGGCGACCGGCTGTTCATCAGCCTGCTGGGAACCTCCTATATCTTCCTGGCCTGGCTGGGACTGGTGGGGATGCCGCTGTGGTGGCCGCTGGGGCTGTCGATTGCCTGGGGCATCTTCTGCTTCTGGAAGGTCTGA
- a CDS encoding ABC transporter ATP-binding protein: protein MALELKGVTKRVGAIQHIKETSLLLGPGHFNVLLGATGSGKTSLIKLMAGLDPMASGQVLMDGEDVSRLSTQKRNISLVHQFFINYPHMTVFENIASPLKVAGMAKSEIEARVEEAAAILQLKPMLHRRPHELSGGQQQRCALARAIAKESRAVFLDEPLANLDYKLREELRDQLPELFAGRGAVVVYATSEPEEALLLGGKTALMRDGRVTQFGPTAEIYRNPGNVDAARVFSDPPINTAEITKQGTMARLGAGVTWELAGAAAGLADGTYTIAIRPHHVLPQPRNGADVQLSGQVQVTELSGSESSAHFDMGTGSATGSWVSLAHGVHPYQVGEQHDFYMDPAQAYFFAPDGSRAA from the coding sequence ATGGCACTCGAACTCAAGGGTGTGACCAAGCGCGTCGGCGCCATTCAGCACATCAAGGAAACCTCCCTGCTGCTGGGACCCGGTCACTTCAACGTCCTTCTCGGCGCCACCGGCTCCGGAAAGACCTCACTCATTAAACTGATGGCGGGCCTTGACCCGATGGCCAGCGGCCAGGTGCTGATGGATGGCGAGGATGTCAGCCGTCTCAGCACCCAGAAGCGCAACATCAGCCTGGTGCATCAGTTCTTCATCAACTACCCGCATATGACGGTGTTCGAAAACATCGCCTCGCCGCTGAAGGTGGCCGGAATGGCGAAGTCGGAAATCGAGGCCCGTGTCGAGGAAGCCGCGGCGATCCTGCAGCTGAAGCCGATGCTGCACCGCCGCCCGCATGAGCTGTCCGGCGGCCAGCAGCAGCGCTGCGCCCTGGCCCGGGCAATTGCCAAGGAAAGCCGCGCGGTGTTCCTGGACGAGCCGCTGGCCAACCTCGACTACAAGCTGCGCGAGGAATTGCGCGACCAGTTGCCCGAACTGTTTGCCGGCCGCGGCGCGGTGGTGGTCTATGCCACCTCGGAACCCGAAGAGGCGCTGCTTCTGGGCGGCAAGACCGCGCTGATGCGCGACGGCCGGGTGACCCAGTTCGGCCCCACCGCCGAGATCTACCGCAATCCAGGCAATGTCGATGCGGCGCGGGTGTTCTCCGATCCGCCGATCAACACCGCCGAGATCACCAAGCAGGGCACCATGGCGCGCCTTGGCGCCGGCGTCACCTGGGAGCTGGCCGGCGCCGCCGCCGGGCTGGCCGATGGCACCTACACCATCGCAATCCGGCCGCACCACGTGCTGCCGCAGCCCCGCAACGGCGCCGATGTGCAGCTGTCGGGCCAGGTGCAGGTGACCGAACTTTCCGGCTCAGAAAGCTCTGCCCATTTCGACATGGGCACAGGATCGGCTACGGGCAGCTGGGTCTCGCTGGCCCACGGCGTCCACCCTTACCAGGTGGGTGAGCAGCACGACTTCTACATGGACCCCGCGCAGGCATATTTCTTTGCCCCCGACGGCAGCCGCGCGGCGTGA
- a CDS encoding EF-hand domain-containing protein codes for MKTFALTAAAFAALTASPLAAMDAITEADSDGNGTYSLEELQAAFPDLTEETFATIDANADGEADLAEVKAAEEAGLLPTAG; via the coding sequence ATGAAAACCTTCGCACTGACCGCTGCCGCTTTTGCGGCTTTGACCGCGTCACCGCTGGCGGCAATGGACGCCATCACCGAGGCCGATTCCGACGGCAATGGCACCTATTCGCTGGAAGAGCTGCAGGCGGCGTTTCCCGACCTGACAGAGGAAACCTTTGCAACCATCGACGCCAATGCCGACGGCGAGGCGGATCTGGCTGAGGTGAAGGCAGCGGAGGAAGCCGGTCTGCTGCCAACAGCCGGCTGA
- a CDS encoding BlaI/MecI/CopY family transcriptional regulator has product MSRTAEAMRKKHDTSLLTEVELEFMTVVWDMGGGTVRDILAELNKMQERAYTSVATVLKIMEQKGFLTSERKDRSLVYRPAVPKAEYQKTSLKNLSSKLFNGAPAALVARLVDDEDVTDEMLEEMRALLEERLGDNER; this is encoded by the coding sequence ATGAGCCGGACTGCCGAGGCGATGCGCAAGAAACACGACACCTCCCTGCTGACCGAGGTTGAGCTGGAATTCATGACCGTGGTCTGGGACATGGGCGGCGGCACCGTGCGCGATATCCTGGCCGAGCTGAACAAGATGCAGGAACGCGCCTACACCTCGGTGGCCACAGTTCTCAAGATTATGGAACAGAAGGGCTTCCTGACCAGCGAGCGCAAGGACCGCTCCCTGGTGTACCGCCCCGCCGTTCCCAAGGCAGAGTATCAGAAAACATCTCTGAAAAACCTTTCGAGCAAGCTTTTCAACGGCGCGCCCGCCGCATTGGTGGCGCGGCTGGTCGATGATGAGGATGTGACCGACGAGATGCTCGAGGAGATGCGGGCGCTCTTGGAGGAAAGGCTGGGGGATAATGAACGCTGA
- a CDS encoding carbohydrate ABC transporter permease — protein sequence MQKRSIVPIVYILFLMLPIYWLVAMSFKTTNEILSGFSLFPQTFTLDNYKTIFTDPSWYWGYINSILYVSINTVISIAVALPAAYAFSRYRFLGDKQLFFWLLTNRMAPAAVFALPFFQLYSAVELFDTHLAVALAHCLFNIPLAVWILEGFMGGVPKELDETAFVDGYSFPRFFATIFVPSIKAGVGVAAFFCFMFSWVELLLAKTLTAVAAKPIAATMTKTASSAGYELGLLAAAGTLTIIPGAIVIWFVRNYIAKGFAMGRV from the coding sequence ATGCAGAAACGATCCATCGTCCCCATCGTCTATATCCTGTTCCTGATGCTGCCGATCTACTGGCTGGTGGCGATGAGCTTCAAGACGACCAATGAAATCTTGTCGGGCTTCTCGCTGTTCCCGCAGACCTTCACGCTGGACAACTACAAGACCATCTTCACCGATCCCAGCTGGTACTGGGGCTACATCAACTCGATCCTTTACGTGTCGATCAACACGGTGATCTCCATCGCGGTGGCGCTGCCGGCGGCCTATGCCTTCAGCCGCTACCGGTTCCTGGGCGACAAGCAGCTGTTCTTCTGGCTGCTGACCAACCGGATGGCGCCTGCCGCGGTGTTCGCGCTGCCGTTCTTCCAGCTTTATTCCGCGGTGGAACTGTTCGACACCCACCTGGCCGTGGCCCTGGCGCACTGCCTGTTCAACATTCCGCTGGCGGTGTGGATCCTCGAGGGCTTCATGGGCGGCGTGCCCAAGGAGCTGGACGAGACCGCATTCGTTGACGGTTATTCCTTCCCGCGCTTCTTTGCGACGATCTTTGTGCCGTCGATCAAGGCGGGCGTGGGTGTGGCGGCCTTCTTCTGCTTCATGTTCTCCTGGGTAGAACTGCTGCTGGCCAAGACCCTGACCGCGGTTGCCGCCAAGCCGATTGCCGCCACCATGACCAAGACCGCCTCCAGCGCGGGCTATGAACTGGGGCTGCTGGCAGCTGCGGGAACACTGACAATCATTCCGGGCGCCATCGTGATCTGGTTCGTCCGCAACTACATCGCGAAGGGTTTCGCGATGGGGAGGGTGTAA
- a CDS encoding ABC transporter substrate-binding protein, translated as MRKYLLSAAAVCAVVAGSIGYADEMAAKKWIDEEFQPSALTKDEQLSEMQWFIKAAEPYKGMEINVLSEGIPTHSYESEVLTKAFEEITGIKVNHQILGEGEVVQAVQTQMQTKRNLYDGYVNDSDLIGTHSRLQLAYNLTDMMAGEFKDVTNPGLDLDDFMGTQFTTGPDGDLYQLPDQQFANLYWFRKDWFDREDLQAAFKEKYGYDLGVPVNWSAYEDIAEFFSEQVKEIDGTAIYGHMDYGKRAPDLGWRMTDAWLSMAGAGSKGEPNGVPIDEWGIRMEEGSCNPAGASVTRGGAANGPAAVYAIRKWDEWLRKYAPPGAASYDFYQSLPALAQGNVAQQIFWYTAFTADMVKPQSEGNNTVDAEGNPLWRMAPSPHGPYWEEGQKVGYQDVGSWTFLKSTPLDRAQAAWLYAQFVVSKTVDVKKSHVGLTFIRDSSVSHESFTERAPKLGGLVEFYRSPDRVAWSPTGINVPDYPKLAQIWWQQIGDVNSGAFTPQEAMDRLAEEMDITMGRMQRADEQANVYGGCGPRLNEEKDAEWWYANGGAKAPLENEKPQGQTVNYDELVARWATN; from the coding sequence ATGCGTAAGTATCTTCTCTCCGCAGCAGCCGTTTGTGCGGTGGTTGCGGGATCAATTGGCTATGCCGACGAAATGGCGGCCAAAAAATGGATTGATGAAGAATTCCAGCCGTCGGCTTTGACCAAGGATGAACAGCTGTCAGAGATGCAGTGGTTCATCAAGGCCGCGGAACCTTACAAAGGCATGGAGATCAACGTGCTGTCGGAAGGCATTCCGACGCATAGCTATGAATCCGAAGTGCTGACCAAAGCGTTTGAGGAAATCACCGGCATCAAGGTGAACCACCAGATCCTGGGTGAAGGCGAGGTCGTTCAGGCCGTGCAGACCCAGATGCAGACCAAGCGGAACCTCTATGACGGCTACGTCAATGACTCCGACCTGATCGGCACCCACTCGCGCCTGCAGCTGGCGTACAACCTGACCGACATGATGGCAGGCGAGTTCAAGGACGTGACCAACCCCGGCCTCGACCTGGATGACTTCATGGGCACCCAGTTCACCACCGGCCCGGACGGCGACCTGTACCAGCTGCCCGACCAGCAGTTCGCGAACCTCTACTGGTTCCGCAAGGACTGGTTCGACCGCGAAGACCTGCAGGCCGCGTTCAAGGAAAAGTACGGCTATGACCTGGGCGTCCCGGTCAACTGGTCCGCATATGAGGACATCGCCGAATTCTTCAGCGAGCAGGTCAAGGAAATCGACGGCACCGCGATCTATGGCCACATGGATTACGGCAAGCGCGCGCCGGACCTTGGCTGGCGGATGACCGATGCCTGGCTGTCGATGGCCGGTGCCGGCTCGAAAGGTGAGCCGAACGGCGTGCCGATCGACGAATGGGGCATCCGCATGGAAGAAGGCTCCTGCAACCCGGCTGGTGCCAGCGTGACCCGCGGCGGCGCGGCAAACGGCCCGGCGGCGGTCTATGCGATCCGCAAGTGGGACGAATGGCTGCGCAAATACGCGCCTCCGGGTGCCGCGTCCTATGACTTCTACCAGTCGCTGCCGGCACTGGCCCAGGGCAACGTGGCGCAGCAGATCTTCTGGTACACCGCCTTCACCGCCGACATGGTGAAGCCGCAGTCCGAAGGCAACAACACGGTTGACGCCGAAGGCAACCCGCTGTGGCGGATGGCGCCCAGCCCGCACGGCCCCTACTGGGAAGAAGGCCAGAAGGTCGGTTATCAGGACGTGGGCTCCTGGACCTTCCTCAAGTCCACCCCGCTGGACCGCGCCCAGGCTGCCTGGCTTTACGCCCAGTTCGTGGTGTCCAAGACCGTGGACGTGAAGAAATCGCACGTTGGCCTGACCTTCATCCGCGACTCTTCCGTCAGCCACGAGAGCTTCACCGAGCGCGCACCCAAGCTGGGCGGTCTGGTCGAGTTCTACCGCTCGCCTGACCGCGTGGCATGGTCGCCGACCGGCATCAACGTTCCGGATTACCCGAAGCTGGCCCAGATCTGGTGGCAGCAGATTGGTGACGTGAACTCCGGCGCCTTCACGCCGCAGGAAGCGATGGACCGTCTGGCCGAGGAAATGGACATCACCATGGGCCGTATGCAGCGTGCAGACGAGCAGGCGAATGTCTATGGCGGCTGCGGCCCGCGCCTGAACGAAGAGAAAGACGCGGAGTGGTGGTACGCCAATGGCGGCGCCAAAGCCCCGCTGGAGAACGAGAAGCCGCAGGGCCAGACCGTCAACTATGACGAGCTGGTGGCCCGCTGGGCAACCAACTAA
- a CDS encoding carbohydrate ABC transporter permease, translating into MKTENQKAWFFVLPVLALVAFNALIPMMTVVNYSVQETFGDNVFFWQGLDWFQQILRSDRFHAALGRQFLFTFLILIIEVPLGIAIALSMPRKGFWVPVCLVLMALPMLIPWNVVGAMWNIFTLPDIGLLGYFLNHVLGINYDMTQDPVAAWVTIVTMDVWHWTSLVVLLAYAGLVSIPDAYYQAAKIDGASNWAVFRFIQLPKMKTVLTIAILLRFMDSFNIYTEPFVLTGGGPGNSTTLLSIDLVKIALGQFDLGPAAAMSLIYFAITLLVSWLFYTLMTKDDLN; encoded by the coding sequence ATGAAAACCGAAAACCAGAAAGCCTGGTTCTTTGTCCTGCCGGTGCTGGCGCTGGTCGCCTTCAACGCGCTCATTCCGATGATGACAGTGGTCAACTATTCGGTGCAGGAGACCTTTGGCGACAACGTGTTCTTCTGGCAGGGCCTGGACTGGTTCCAGCAGATCCTGCGCTCCGACCGGTTCCACGCGGCGCTTGGCCGCCAGTTCCTGTTCACCTTCCTGATCCTGATCATCGAGGTGCCGCTGGGCATCGCGATTGCGCTGTCGATGCCGCGCAAGGGGTTCTGGGTGCCGGTGTGCCTGGTGCTGATGGCGCTGCCGATGCTGATCCCGTGGAACGTGGTCGGCGCGATGTGGAACATCTTTACCCTGCCCGACATCGGCCTCTTGGGATACTTCCTGAACCACGTGCTGGGCATCAACTATGACATGACGCAGGATCCGGTTGCGGCCTGGGTGACCATCGTCACCATGGACGTCTGGCACTGGACCTCGCTGGTGGTGCTGCTTGCCTATGCCGGCCTGGTGTCGATCCCCGACGCCTATTACCAGGCGGCCAAGATCGACGGCGCCTCCAACTGGGCGGTGTTCCGGTTCATCCAGCTGCCGAAGATGAAGACGGTGCTGACCATCGCCATCCTGCTGCGCTTCATGGACAGTTTCAACATCTACACCGAACCGTTCGTGCTGACCGGCGGCGGTCCCGGCAACTCCACCACGCTGCTGTCGATCGACCTGGTGAAAATCGCGCTTGGCCAGTTCGACCTCGGCCCCGCTGCTGCCATGTCGCTCATCTATTTCGCAATCACGCTCCTGGTCTCCTGGCTGTTCTACACGCTGATGACCAAGGACGATCTGAACTAA
- a CDS encoding NnrT protein: protein MTPRPSWRLLAALYPFGAGAAAVNIFFASLIASWIGWRVLTPYESVACGLLLGLPLTFVFARHIERLKRQADGG from the coding sequence ATGACACCGCGGCCTTCCTGGCGGCTGCTGGCGGCGCTTTACCCGTTCGGGGCGGGGGCCGCTGCGGTCAACATCTTCTTTGCCTCGCTGATTGCCAGCTGGATCGGCTGGCGGGTGCTGACCCCTTATGAATCGGTGGCCTGTGGGCTGTTGCTGGGCTTGCCCCTGACCTTCGTCTTTGCCCGCCATATCGAGCGGCTGAAGCGGCAGGCGGACGGCGGCTGA
- a CDS encoding M56 family metallopeptidase, with protein sequence MNADVLLNAYIDLNILLLAGTLLWFAARRALARSPLGRAYRPQLRLLNGMTVLLAASPLLILAFTRFVIAHPPNFSDMLVSQYLQGNVSMSAGTFEATLGLREDAVRGLTSLQPAWAQMIAAGFAAGALICLAHVAVSIFRLRQNLAGAFVWKRIGRVQLMVSDDIRVAYSTRGLLLRYVVLPSSLLNDTCDLRLTIAHELQHFRQRDIECEFLLEMLRPLLFWNPAFYLWRREVRLLREFACDQALMARSSFDVRAYCECLIRACAHAARGPALFMRRSPAVALVDRRETRRGASLQRRIIAVTAVQPQGPNSLGWGVVSLAMAGVVLATAMLLQRPSDWSHDRIMLSTIVNLERMATRNSAPELAVSALNGGFAVPSQ encoded by the coding sequence ATGAACGCTGATGTTCTGCTGAATGCCTATATTGATCTGAATATCCTGCTGCTGGCGGGCACCCTCTTGTGGTTCGCCGCCCGCAGGGCGCTGGCGCGCAGCCCGCTGGGGCGCGCCTACCGGCCGCAATTGCGGCTGTTGAACGGGATGACGGTGCTGCTGGCGGCCTCGCCGCTGCTGATCCTGGCCTTTACGCGCTTTGTCATCGCCCACCCGCCGAATTTCTCCGACATGCTGGTTTCCCAGTATCTGCAGGGCAATGTCAGCATGAGCGCCGGCACTTTTGAGGCGACCCTGGGCCTGCGCGAGGATGCGGTGCGCGGCCTCACCAGCCTGCAGCCGGCCTGGGCGCAGATGATTGCCGCGGGTTTTGCCGCCGGGGCGCTGATCTGCCTGGCGCATGTGGCGGTTTCCATCTTCCGGCTGCGCCAGAATCTGGCGGGCGCCTTTGTCTGGAAACGCATCGGCCGCGTGCAGCTGATGGTGTCTGACGACATCCGCGTGGCCTATTCCACCCGCGGGCTGCTGCTCCGCTATGTGGTGCTGCCCTCATCGCTTCTGAACGACACGTGCGACCTGCGCCTGACCATCGCACACGAGCTGCAGCATTTCCGCCAGCGCGACATCGAATGCGAGTTTCTGCTGGAGATGCTGCGCCCGCTGCTGTTCTGGAACCCCGCCTTTTACCTGTGGCGGCGCGAAGTGCGGCTGCTGCGTGAATTTGCCTGCGATCAGGCGCTGATGGCGCGGTCTTCTTTCGATGTGCGCGCCTATTGCGAATGCCTGATCCGCGCCTGCGCCCACGCAGCCCGCGGCCCGGCCCTGTTCATGCGCCGCAGCCCTGCGGTGGCGCTGGTCGACCGCCGCGAAACCCGCCGCGGCGCGTCGCTGCAACGGCGCATCATCGCAGTGACCGCGGTTCAGCCGCAGGGGCCGAACTCGCTCGGCTGGGGCGTCGTTTCACTGGCGATGGCCGGGGTGGTGCTGGCCACCGCGATGCTGCTGCAGCGCCCCAGCGACTGGAGCCACGACCGCATCATGCTGTCGACCATCGTCAACCTGGAGCGTATGGCAACCCGCAACAGCGCACCGGAGCTGGCTGTCAGCGCCTTGAACGGCGGCTTTGCAGTCCCTTCGCAATAG
- a CDS encoding ABC transporter ATP-binding protein — translation MAKITLSKLRHSYLSTPKSDSDYALKEIDLDWTDGGAYALLGPSGCGKSTLLNIISGLLVPSEGKILFDGQDVTSLPPDQRNIAQVFQFPVIYDTMTVYDNLAFPLRNRGRDEATVHKRVMAIAEMLEVTEMLEQKAAGLSPDNKQKISMGRGLVREDVNVVMFDEPLTVIDPHLKWKLRSKLKELHQRVKATMIYVTHDQTEALTFADQVVVMQLGEVVQIGTPVELFERPAHTFVGHFIGSPGMNILPCALRHGTAVFAGQQIMLEGPIQGAAEGQTEIGIRPEFVSLADHGLPATVTKVSDIGRHTVVECEAGGCRINAVTEGAAPGKGSAVHLAFRQDMTRLYVDGWLATAPAHATGEQGAA, via the coding sequence ATGGCTAAAATAACTCTCTCCAAACTGCGCCACAGCTATCTTTCAACGCCGAAGTCCGACTCGGATTACGCGCTGAAGGAAATCGACCTCGACTGGACCGACGGCGGCGCCTATGCGCTGCTCGGCCCCTCAGGCTGCGGTAAATCCACCCTGTTGAACATCATCTCGGGCCTGCTGGTGCCGTCCGAGGGCAAGATCCTGTTCGACGGCCAGGACGTCACCTCCCTGCCCCCGGACCAGCGCAACATCGCCCAGGTGTTCCAGTTCCCGGTGATCTACGACACCATGACGGTTTACGATAACCTGGCCTTCCCCCTGCGCAACCGCGGCCGGGACGAGGCCACCGTGCACAAGCGGGTGATGGCGATTGCCGAGATGCTCGAAGTCACCGAGATGCTGGAGCAGAAGGCAGCGGGCCTCAGCCCCGACAACAAGCAGAAGATCTCCATGGGCCGCGGCCTGGTGCGCGAGGACGTCAACGTGGTGATGTTCGACGAGCCGCTGACCGTGATCGACCCGCACCTGAAGTGGAAGCTGCGCTCCAAGCTGAAGGAGCTGCACCAGCGGGTGAAAGCGACCATGATCTATGTCACCCACGACCAGACCGAGGCGCTGACATTCGCCGACCAGGTGGTGGTGATGCAACTGGGTGAAGTGGTGCAGATCGGCACCCCGGTGGAACTGTTCGAGCGCCCCGCGCATACCTTTGTCGGCCATTTCATCGGCTCGCCGGGCATGAACATCCTGCCTTGCGCGCTGCGGCACGGCACTGCTGTGTTTGCAGGCCAGCAGATCATGCTGGAGGGTCCCATTCAAGGCGCGGCGGAAGGCCAGACCGAAATTGGCATCCGCCCGGAGTTCGTCTCGCTGGCGGACCACGGCCTGCCTGCCACGGTCACCAAGGTCTCTGACATCGGCCGCCACACGGTGGTGGAATGCGAGGCCGGCGGCTGCCGCATCAACGCCGTGACCGAAGGCGCCGCGCCGGGAAAAGGCAGCGCCGTGCATCTGGCCTTCCGCCAGGACATGACCCGGCTTTACGTGGACGGCTGGCTTGCCACCGCCCCGGCCCATGCCACCGGCGAACAAGGAGCAGCCTGA